A window of the Cherax quadricarinatus isolate ZL_2023a chromosome 23, ASM3850222v1, whole genome shotgun sequence genome harbors these coding sequences:
- the LOC138853142 gene encoding uncharacterized protein, whose product MSINEKLFYGEPSSTRSKYVCILDDSDSEPEVDDPELLDSGDKYLPPDAEVSSDDEEEERPAKKQKLVKKKKGITIEEYPDEEDMKILLFKLHLSGLMLTSKMILCRHMNMKSLL is encoded by the exons atgtcg atcaatgagaaattgttttatggggagccctccagcaccaggtcgaaatatgtctgcattttggatgacagtgactcagaaccagaggtagatgacccagaattgctggatagtggtgataaatacttgccaccggatgcagaggtgtcaagtgatgatgaggaggaagaaaggccagccaaaaagcagaaattagtgaagaaaaagaaaggtattaCGATTGAGGAGTACCCTGATGAGGAAGATATGAAGATATTGCTCTTCAAGCTTCATCTCAGTGGTCTCATGTTGACATCAAAAATGATCCTTTGCCGgcatatgaacatgaaaagcctcttgtAA